A single window of Vigna unguiculata cultivar IT97K-499-35 chromosome 1, ASM411807v1, whole genome shotgun sequence DNA harbors:
- the LOC114175071 gene encoding cytokinin dehydrogenase 6-like: MSWCRKMRYQPFSLLTEYNILFIRCLMVLFLSCLTIRLNFCSSSIPSSLKALPLMGHFSFEEADLKHVARDFGNRYQSHPMAVLHPKSVSDIADTIKHIWNLGPGSHLTVAARGHGHSLQGQAQSHGGVVINMESLTVPEMQVYAGESPYVDVSGGELWINILHETLRYGLTPRSWTDYLHLTVGGTLSNAGVSGQAFRHGPQISNVQKLEIVTGTGEVVNCSEEQNGDLFHSVLGGLGQFGIITRARIFLEPAPTMVKWIRVLYADFTAFTRDQEKLIFAEKAFDYVEGFVIINRTGLLNNWRSSFNPQDPVQASKFKSDGRTLFCLELAKYYNLEETLVVNQEVEKHLSHLNHIPSTLFQTEVTYVDFLDRVHISEVKLRSKGLWDVPHPWLNLFIPKTKIHHFAEVVFGNIVTETSNGPVLIYPVNKSKWDNRTSVVIPDEDIFYLVAFLASAVPSSNGSDGLEHILSQNKKILEYCERAHLGVKQYLPHYTTQEAWRVHFGSQWQIFQQRKSVYDPLAILAPGQQIFQKSIAFS; the protein is encoded by the exons AtgtcttggtgcagaaaaatgaGATATCAACCATTTAGCCTCCTCACAGAATACAACATTCTGTTCATAAGATGCCTCATGGTTTTGTTCCTCAGTTGCTTAACCATTAGGCTTAATTTCTGTAGTTCCAGCATACCCTCTTCACTCAAAGCACTTCCCTTGATGGGACACTTCAGTTTTGAAGAAGCTGACCTTAAACATGTGGCCAGGGACTTTGGTAACAGGTACCAGTCTCACCCCATGGCAGTGCTGCATCCAAAATCAGTTTCTGACATTGCAGACACCATAAAGCATATCTGGAACTTGGGGCCTGGTTCTCACCTCACTGTTGCAGCCAGAGGCCATGGCCACTCACTCCAGGGCCAGGCACAGTCTCATGGAGGAGTTGTGATCAACATGGAGTCACTCACTGTCCCAGAAATGCAGGTGTATGCAGGAGAATCTCCTTATGTGGATGTCTCAGGAGGAGAACTTTGGATAAACATCTTGCATGAGACACTAAGGTATGGATTAACACCAAGATCATGGACAGACTACTTACATCTCACTGTTGGTGGCACTTTATCCAACGCTGGTGTAAGTGGCCAGGCATTTAGGCATGGTCCCCAGATAAGTAATGTTCAGAAGCTGGAGATTGTTACAG GAACAGGAGAGGTGGTAAACTGTTCTGAGGAGCAGAATGGTGACCTCTTTCACAGTGTACTTGGAGGGCTAGGTCAGTTTGGCATTATAACAAGAGCAAGAATATTCCTGGAACCTGCACCTACCATG GTAAAATGGATCAGGGTGCTGTATGCAGATTTCACAGCATTCACTAGAGACCAAGAGAAACTGATATTTGCAGAGAAAGCTTTTGATTATGTTGAAGGATTTGTGATAATAAACAGAACCGGTCTGCTGAATAACTGGAGATCATCCTTCAACCCACAAGACCCAGTTCAAGCTAGCAAGTTCAAGTCAGATGGAAGAACTCTCTTCTGCCTTGAATTGGCCAAATACTACAATCTGGAAGAAACCCTTGTGGTGAATCAG GAGGTTGAGAAACATTTGTCCCACTTGAACCATATCCCATCAACACTTTTCCAAACAGAAGTCACATATGTAGATTTTCTAGACAGGGTGCATATCTCAGAGGTCAAGTTGCGTTCAAAAGGCTTGTGGGATGTTCCCCACCCATGGCTCAATCTTTTTATACCCAAAACCAAAATACACCATTTTGCAGAGGTTGTCTTTGGGAACATCGTAACAGAAACTAGCAACGGCCCTGTCCTTATCTACCCAGTAAATAAATCAAA ATGGGACAACAGAACTTCTGTTGTTATACCAGATGAAGATATTTTCTACTTGGTGGCATTTCTTGCTTCTGCAGTGCCCTCTTCCAATGGTTCTGATGGGCTTGAACACATTTTGAGTCAGAACAAAAAAATTTTAGAGTATTGTGAAAGGGCTCATCTTGGAGTAAAACAATATTTGCCACACTACACTACACAGGAAGCATGGAGGGTGCACTTTGGTTCTCAGTGGCAGATTTTCCAGCAAAGAAAATCAGTTTATGACCCTTTGGCTATACTTGCCCCAGGccaacaaatttttcaaaaatcaatagCCTTCTCATGA